Proteins from one Oscillatoria sp. FACHB-1406 genomic window:
- a CDS encoding glutathione peroxidase has product MLSNREGQKVPNVTFHTRVNDEWVDKTTDELFGGKTVVVFSLPGAFTPTCSSTHLPGYNDLAPVFKANGVDEIVCISVNDTFVMNEWAKSQHSDNVTLIPDGNGEFTEGMGMLVDKKDLGFGPRSWRYSMLVKDGTIDKMFIEPEVPGDPFEVSDAETMLKYINPDAKKASFVSLFTKPGCPYCAKAKKMLSDRGMGYEEIVLGDGITTKTLRAVSGEATTPQVFIDGKLIGGSDDLEAYLATL; this is encoded by the coding sequence ATGTTATCTAACCGCGAAGGCCAAAAAGTCCCCAACGTCACTTTCCACACGCGAGTCAACGATGAATGGGTTGATAAGACCACCGACGAACTATTCGGCGGCAAAACCGTCGTTGTCTTCTCGCTTCCCGGTGCTTTCACGCCTACCTGTTCTTCGACGCACCTTCCCGGCTACAATGACCTCGCTCCGGTTTTCAAAGCCAACGGCGTAGACGAAATTGTCTGCATTTCGGTCAACGATACCTTCGTGATGAACGAGTGGGCAAAAAGCCAGCACTCTGACAACGTGACGCTGATCCCTGACGGTAACGGCGAATTCACCGAAGGAATGGGAATGTTAGTCGATAAAAAAGACCTCGGTTTCGGCCCGCGTTCTTGGCGCTACTCGATGTTGGTGAAAGATGGCACTATCGACAAAATGTTCATCGAACCGGAAGTTCCCGGCGATCCGTTTGAGGTGTCGGATGCGGAAACGATGTTGAAATACATCAATCCCGATGCGAAGAAAGCGTCCTTTGTTTCCTTATTTACCAAACCCGGTTGCCCTTACTGCGCCAAAGCTAAGAAAATGTTAAGCGATCGCGGCATGGGTTACGAAGAAATCGTGCTGGGCGATGGTATCACCACCAAAACCTTACGAGCGGTTTCCGGCGAAGCGACGACTCCGCAAGTCTTCATCGATGGCAAACTGATTGGCGGTTCTGACGACCTCGAAGCTTACCTTGCTACGCTTTAA
- the dps gene encoding DNA starvation/stationary phase protection protein Dps codes for MSAEALTHEKVKTKRNFFPTRHDLPADVRQQVVELLSKTLAASSDLKSQIKQAHWNVKGSDFFQLHELFDTLAGEVEGYVDMVAERITTLGGVALGTVRVAASESILSEYPADAVDGIEHITALADRYAAFAKHLRDAIDETADLGDLDTSDLYTEVSRTIDMRLWFLEAHLHKKEDLG; via the coding sequence ATGTCTGCTGAAGCACTGACTCATGAAAAAGTCAAAACGAAGCGAAATTTCTTTCCGACGCGCCACGACCTCCCGGCAGACGTTCGTCAGCAAGTAGTAGAGCTTTTGAGCAAAACCCTCGCCGCCAGCAGCGATTTGAAATCGCAAATCAAACAAGCGCACTGGAACGTTAAGGGATCTGATTTTTTCCAACTCCATGAATTGTTTGACACCCTCGCGGGTGAAGTGGAAGGCTACGTTGATATGGTGGCAGAACGCATTACAACCCTAGGCGGTGTTGCTTTAGGGACTGTGCGCGTTGCAGCCAGCGAGTCGATTTTGTCGGAATATCCTGCCGATGCGGTGGACGGAATCGAACATATTACGGCGCTTGCGGATCGCTATGCAGCTTTTGCAAAACATTTACGCGATGCGATCGATGAAACGGCAGATTTAGGCGATCTCGATACTTCGGATTTGTACACCGAAGTTTCTCGCACGATTGATATGCGTTTGTGGTTCCTAGAAGCCCACTTGCATAAGAAAGAAGATTTGGGTTAA
- the fumC gene encoding class II fumarate hydratase, whose amino-acid sequence MLEADLSKTRQETDSMGAIAVPCDRYWGAQTQRSLAYFSIGDDIMPTEVVHSFGILKKAAAIANQELGKLSPETAELIVKAAEEVIEGKLAAHFPLRVWMTGSGTQMNMNANEVIANRAIELAGGVMGSKTPIHPNDHVNMSQSSNDTFPTAMHIAGVLSIQERLLPSVRKMRDRLQQKAEDFADIIKIGRTHLQDAVPLTLGQEFSGYAAQLDADIRRIEATLPDLYELAIGGTAVGTGLNAPPGFAEKTAHLIAELTGYPFVSAPNKFAALAAHDAMVMASGALKTLACSLMKIANDIRWLGSGPRCGFGELLLPENEPGSSIMPGKVNPTQCEAMTMVAAQVIGYDTAIAVAGSQGHFELNTFKPMMIFNLLQSAKILGDSCNNFTDFLLDGLQPNRKKIEYYLEQSLMLVTALSPAIGYDKAAKVAHFASEKDLTLKEACLELGYISAEEFDRIVDPAKMI is encoded by the coding sequence ATGTTAGAAGCCGATCTGTCGAAAACTCGTCAAGAAACCGATAGTATGGGCGCGATCGCGGTTCCGTGCGATCGCTATTGGGGAGCGCAAACTCAGCGCTCCCTTGCTTATTTTTCCATTGGCGACGATATAATGCCGACGGAAGTGGTGCATAGTTTTGGGATTCTTAAAAAAGCTGCCGCGATCGCGAACCAGGAACTCGGCAAACTCTCTCCAGAAACGGCGGAACTCATCGTTAAAGCTGCCGAAGAGGTTATCGAGGGCAAATTAGCTGCTCATTTCCCCCTGCGCGTTTGGATGACGGGAAGCGGCACGCAGATGAATATGAACGCGAACGAGGTTATCGCCAACCGCGCGATCGAGCTTGCGGGTGGAGTGATGGGCAGCAAAACGCCCATTCATCCCAACGACCATGTAAATATGTCTCAGTCGTCCAACGATACTTTTCCCACGGCGATGCACATTGCAGGAGTTTTGTCAATCCAAGAACGACTGCTGCCCTCCGTCCGAAAAATGCGCGATCGCTTGCAGCAAAAAGCTGAAGATTTCGCCGATATTATCAAAATCGGTCGCACTCACCTGCAAGATGCCGTCCCTCTCACCCTCGGACAAGAATTTTCCGGTTATGCTGCGCAGTTGGATGCAGATATCCGGCGTATTGAAGCAACATTACCCGATTTGTACGAACTCGCGATCGGTGGAACGGCAGTCGGAACCGGGCTGAACGCACCGCCGGGATTTGCCGAAAAAACCGCGCATCTAATTGCCGAACTGACGGGCTATCCCTTCGTTTCCGCCCCCAACAAATTCGCCGCCCTCGCCGCCCACGATGCAATGGTAATGGCAAGCGGCGCGCTTAAAACGCTGGCTTGTTCCCTGATGAAGATTGCCAACGATATTCGCTGGCTGGGAAGCGGCCCCCGCTGCGGTTTCGGGGAATTATTGCTACCGGAAAACGAACCCGGTTCTTCGATTATGCCGGGGAAGGTGAACCCGACGCAATGCGAAGCAATGACGATGGTGGCGGCGCAGGTTATCGGTTATGATACCGCGATCGCGGTTGCCGGTTCTCAGGGACATTTTGAGTTGAATACCTTCAAACCGATGATGATTTTCAACCTGCTGCAATCGGCGAAAATTTTGGGGGATAGTTGCAATAACTTTACCGACTTCCTGCTGGATGGCTTGCAGCCTAATCGCAAAAAAATCGAGTATTACCTCGAACAATCCCTGATGTTAGTCACGGCATTGAGTCCCGCGATCGGCTACGATAAAGCCGCAAAAGTCGCTCATTTTGCTTCAGAAAAAGATTTAACTTTGAAAGAA